The Arachis hypogaea cultivar Tifrunner chromosome 14, arahy.Tifrunner.gnm2.J5K5, whole genome shotgun sequence genome has a segment encoding these proteins:
- the LOC112741377 gene encoding protein PHR1-LIKE 2: MYPRLIHPHEAGLVGQEDVQVGGASNLTHKGDPCLVLTADPKPRLRWTQDLHERFVDAVTQLGGASKATPKAIMRTMNVKGLTLFHLKSHLQKYRLGKQSGKDMGEGCKDGLSGSYLESPGTDNSSPKLPTSDTNEGFEIKEALRAQMEVQSKLHLQVEAEKHLQIRQDAEQRYMVMLERACKMLADQFIGATVIDTDNQKFQGVGSKTPRGPMVDPLGFFSMPSTEVAGVNVPEEELPHSLPPQRADCSTESCLTSHETTGGLILEGSPGEGKRRLLGMDSMAAPLIWTEAKMRTQAINVAQGNPHGITRYAGM; the protein is encoded by the exons ATGTATCCGAGGCTGATACACCCACATGAAGCAGGGCTTGTTGGACAAGAAGATGTTCAAGTTGGTGGCGCCTCCAATCTCACACACAAGGGAGACCCATGTCTTGTTCTCACTGCTGATCCAAAACCAAGACTTCGTTGGACTCAGGACCTCCATGAACGCTTTGTTGATGCTGTCACTCAGCTCGGAGGTGCTAGTA AAGCTACGCCAAAAGCAATCATGCGGACCATGAATGTCAAGGGTTTGACTCTATTTCATTTGAAGAGTCATCTTCAG AAATATAGACTTGGTAAGCAATCAGGGAAAGATATGGGTGAGGGATGCAAAGATG GATTGTCGGGTTCATACTTAGAAAGTCCTGGTACTGACAACTCTTCTCCAAAGTTGCCAACTTCCGATACCAATGA GGGTTTTGAAATCAAGGAAGCCTTAAGAGCACAAATGGAAGTGCAAAGTAAACTACATTTGCAAGTAGAg GCAGAGAAGCATTTGCAAATTCGCCAAGACGCAGAGCAAAGATACATGGTCATGCTTGAAAGAGCTTGTAAGATGCTAGCTGATCAATTCATTGGCGCTACCGTCATAGACACCGACAACCAAAAGTTTCAAGGAGTCGGGAGCAAGACCCCAAGAGGTCCCATGGTTGATCCTCTTGGTTTTTTCTCCATGCCATCTACTGAAGTGGCGGGAGTCAATGTCCCGGAAGAGGAACTACCTCATAGCCTCCCACCACAGAGGGCTGACTGTTCGACTGAAAGTTGTCTAACCTCACATGAGACTACCGGGGGATTGATTTTAGAAGGATCACCCGGTGAGGGGAAAAGGAGGCTGCTAGGCATGGACTCTATGGCAGCACCTTTGATCTGGACTGAAGCTAAGATGAGAACTCAAGCCATCAATGTAGCCCAAGGTAACCCTCATGGAATAACTAGGTACGCCGGCATGTAG